The Candidatus Polarisedimenticolia bacterium genome segment GGAGTTCCGGCGCTTCTTCCCGGACAACGCCGTCGAGTATTTCGTCTCCTACTACGACTACTATCAGCCGGAGGCCTACGTCCCGCAGAGCGACACCTTCATCGAGAAGGAGGCCACCGTCAACGACGAGATCGAGCGGCTGCGCCACTCCGCCACCCGCTCCCTGTTCGAGCGGCGCGACGTGGTGATCGTGTCGTCGGTCTCGTGCATCTACGGATTGGGCTCCCCCGAGGCCTACCACGGCATGATGCTCCTGCTCGAGGAAGGGGCGGCGCTGGACCGGGACGTGATGCTGCGCAAGCTGGTCGAGATCCAGTACGACCGCAAGCCGCTGGACCTGGAGCGTGGCGCCTTCCGCGTGCGCGGCGACGTGGTGGAGATCTTCCCGGCCTACGAGGAGTTCGCCATCCGCGCAGAGTTCTTCGGTGATTCGTTGGAATCGCTCAGCGCCATCGATCCGATTCGCGGATCGGTGCTGCGCAAGCTGGGTCGCATTCCGGTCTATCCCAACTCCCACTACGTGACGCCGCGCGAGCGGCTGGTGGATGCCGTCGAGGCAATCAAGGCGGAGCTGGCGGCCCGGCTGGCGGCGCTGGAATCGGCCGGCAAGCTGCTGGAAGCGCAGCGCCTGCACCAGCGGACGATGTTCGACCTGGAGATGATCCAGGAGATCGGCTACTGCCATGGGATCGAGAACTATTCGCGCCACCTCACCGGTCGCAGCCCC includes the following:
- a CDS encoding DEAD/DEAH box helicase family protein; amino-acid sequence: MPRRPSWPGPEDGRFHLVSDFEPKGDQPEAIARLVEKINSGSRDQVLMGVTGSGKTFTMAHLIAAVNRPTLVLSHNKTLVAQLHQEFRRFFPDNAVEYFVSYYDYYQPEAYVPQSDTFIEKEATVNDEIERLRHSATRSLFERRDVVIVSSVSCIYGLGSPEAYHGMMLLLEEGAALDRDVMLRKLVEIQYDRKPLDLERGAFRVRGDVVEIFPAYEEFAIRAEFFGDSLESLSAIDPIRGSVLRKLGRIPVYPNSHYVTPRERLVDAVEAIKAELAARLAALESAGKLLEAQRLHQRTMFDLEMIQEIGYCHGIENYSRHLTGRSPGEPPPTLLDYLPADALMILDESHVTVPQIKGMFRGDRSRKQTLVDYGFRLPSAVDNRPLTFEEFQARTTQLLYVSATPGPYELERSGGEVVEQLLRPTGLMDPEILVRPIGNQVDDLLAEIR